From a single Nematostella vectensis chromosome 3, jaNemVect1.1, whole genome shotgun sequence genomic region:
- the LOC116618128 gene encoding agrin, with product MITVIALVADVCSKVTCHRYAKCNNHYNGTASCSCSSRCPLVYKPVCGTDMETHINACLLKLKSCQIESDLDVAYSGPCLPDPCLAKRCPPYAQCVPDHVLKARCTCPERCPLTYNLICGSDGVSYLSACAMRATACQQNRNITVAHHGACERVSCGNIRCPRFSVCISAQEGGIKCSCPIYCPPSGQPVCGSDGKSYGSECELRKEACEAKIKLTLVSKGKCYGMKYAPYSASFTISLHVST from the exons ATGATTACCGTAATTGCACTCGTGGCAGATGTGTGTAGCAAGGTGACTTGTCATCGCTATGCCAAATGCAACAATCACTACAACGGCACTGCTAGCTGTTCATGCTCGTCGCGGTGTCCGCTCGTGTATAAACCGGTTTGCGGTACGGACATGGAGACCCATATCAACGCTTGCCTGCTGAAGCTCAAGTCGTGTCAAATTGAAAGTGATCTTGACGTTGCTTATTCTGGTCCCTGTT TACCAGACCCGTGTCTAGCCAAGCGCTGTCCGCCTTATGCACAGTGTGTACCCGACCATGTACTCAAGGCACGGTGCACTTGTCCTGAACGATGTCCGCTGACCTATAACCTGATCTGCGGCTCGGATGGCGTATCATACCTAAGCGCATGCGCAATGCGAGCCACGGCCTGTCAGCAGAACAGAAACATCACCGTTGCACATCATGGCGCCTGTG AGCGCGTTTCTTGTGGCAACATCCGCTGTCCACGCTTCTCCGTGTGCATCTCGGCGCAAGAAGGTGGTATCAAGTGTAGCTGTCCAATTTACTGTCCACCATCCGGTCAACCCGTGTGTGGTAGCGACGGTAAAAGCTACGGCAGCGAGTGCGAGCTGCGAAAAGAGGCTTGTGAGGCTAAAATCAAGCTGACGCTTGTCAGTAAAGGGAAATGCTACGGTATGAAATACGCCCCTTATAGTGCGAGCTTTACAATATCACTTCACGTTTCTACGTGA